A genome region from Arachis duranensis cultivar V14167 chromosome 8, aradu.V14167.gnm2.J7QH, whole genome shotgun sequence includes the following:
- the LOC107460777 gene encoding acetyl-CoA carboxylase 1 → MAGVGRGNGYTNGVVPNRHPATISEVDEYCNALGGTRPIHSILIANNGMAAVKFIRSVRSWAYETFGTEKAILLVAMATPEDMRINAEHIRIADQFVEVPGGTNNNNYANVQLIVEMAEITRVDAVWPGWGHASENPELPDALKAKGIVFLGPPAVSMAALGDKIGSSLIAQAAEVPTLPWSGSHVKIPPDSCLVTIPDEIYREACVYTTEEAIASCQVVGYPAMIKASWGGGGKGIRKVHNDDEVRALFKQVQGEVPGSPIFIMKVASQSRHLEVQLLCDQYGNVAALHSRDCSVQRRHQKIIEEGPITVAPPQTVKQLEQAARRLAKSVNYVGAATVEYLFSMETGEYYFLELNPRLQVEHPVTEWIAEINLPAAQVAIGMGIPLWQLPEIRRFYGVEHGGGNDAWRKTSALATPFDFDKAQSTKPKGHCVAVRVTSEDPDDGFKPTSGKVQELSFKSKPNVWAYFSVKSGGGIHEFSDSQFGHVFAFGESRALAIANMVLGLKEIQIRGEIRTNVDYTIDLLNASDYRDNKIHTGWLDSRIAMRVRAERPPWYLSVVGGALYKASASSAALVSDYVGYLEKGQIPPKHISLVHSQVSLNIEGSKYTIDMVRGGSGSYRLRMNQSEVEAEIHTLRDGGLLMQLDGNSHVIYAEEEAAGTRLLIDGRTCLLQNDHDPSKLVAETPCKLMRYLVVDDSHIDADTPYAEVEVMKMCMPLLSPASGVIHFKMSEGQPMQAGELIARLDLDDPSAVRKAEPFNGKFPVLGPPTATSDKVHQKCAASLSAAQMILAGYEHNIDEVVQSLLNCLDSPELPFLQWQECFAVLANRLPKDLKNELESKYKEYERISSFQVVDFPAKLLKGILEAHLSSCPNKEKGAQERLIEPLLSLVKSYEGGRESHARKIVQSLFEEYLFVEELFSDNIQADVIERLRLQYKKDLLKIVDIVLSHQGIKSKNKLILRLMDKLVYPNPAAYRDQLIRFSQLNHTNYSQLALKASQLLEQTKLSELRSNIARSLSELEMFTEDGENIDTPKRKSAINDRMEDLVSAPLAVEDALVGLFDHSDHTLQRRVVETYIRRLYQPYLVKGSVRMQWHRSGLIASWEFLEEYIERKSGVEDQMSDKTLVEKHTEKKWGVMVVIKSLHFLPAIITAALKEATNNLHEAVSSAAGEPVKHGNMMHVALVGINNQMSLLQDSGDEDQAQERINKLAKILKEEEVGSTIRGTGVGVISCIIQRDEGRTPMRHSFHWSAEKLYYQEEPLLRHLEPPLSIYLELDKLKGYENIRYTPSRDRQWHLYTVMDQKPQPVQRMFLRTLLRQPTTNEGFSSYQRTDAETPSTELAMSFTSRSIFRSLMAAMEELELNSHNATIRPEHAHMYLYIIREQEINDLVPYPKRVDIDAGQEETTVEATLEELAHEIHSSVGVRMHRLGVVVWEVKLWMAACAQANGAWRIVVNNVTGHTCTVHIYREMEDTNTHRVVYSSITVKGPLHGVPVNETYQPLGVIDRKRLSARKNSTTFCYDFPLAFETALEQSWAIQQPGFRRPKDKNLLKVTELRFADKEGSWGTPLVPVEHSAGLNDVGMVAWFMDMCTPEFPSGRTILVVANDVTFKAGSFGPREDAFFRAVTDLACAKKLPLIYLAANSGARLGVAEEVKACFKVGWSEESNPEHGFQYVYLTPEDFARIGSSVIAHELKLESGETRWIIDTIVGKEDGLGVENLSGSGAIAGSYSRAYKETFTLTYVTGRTVGIGAYLARLGMRCIQRLDQPIILTGFSALNKLLGREVYSSHMQLGGPKIMATNGVVHLTVSDDLEGVSAILKWLSYIPSHVGGSLPIVKPLDPPERPVEYLPENSCDPRAAISGTLDGNGRWLGGIFDKDSFVETLEGWARTVVTGRAKLGGIPVGIVAVETQTVMQIIPADPGQLDSHERVVPQAGQVWFPDSATKTAQAIMDFNREELPLFILANWRGFSGGQRDLFEGILQAGSTIVENLRTYKQPIFVYIPMMGELRGGAWVVVDSRINSDHIEMYADRTAKGNVLEPEGMIEIKFRTRELLECMGRLDQKLITLKAKLQEAKDKRDTESFESLQQQIKSREKQLLPLYTQIATKFAELHDTSLRMAAKGVIRQVLDWGNSRAVFYRRLYRRIGEQSLINNVREAAGDHLSHVSAMDLVKNWYLSSNIAKGRKDAWLDDEAFFSWKENPSNYEDKLKELRAQKVLLQLTNIGDSVLDLQALPQGLAALLSKLEPSSRVKLAEELRKVLG, encoded by the exons ATGGCTGGTGTTGGGCGTGGAAATGGATACACAAATGGTGTGGTACCTAACAGGCACCCTGCTACAATATCTGAAGTAGATGAATACTGCAATGCACTTGGGGGAACAAGGCCAATTCATAGTATATTAATTGCAAACAATGGAATGGCCGCAGTCAAGTTTATACGCAGTGTGAGGAGCTGGGCTTATGAGACGTTTGGTACGGAGAAGGCTATCTTGTTGGTTGCCATGGCTACTCCAGAGGACATGAGAATCAATGCAGAACATATCAGAATAGCCGATCAATTTGTCGAAGTACCTGGTGGGACCAATAACAATAACTATGCCAATGTGCAGCTTATTGTAGAG ATGGCTGAGATAACTCGGGTTGATGCTGTGTGGCCAGGTTGGGGTCATGCATCAGAAAATCCTGAGCTTCCAGATGCGTTAAAAGCAAAAGGAATTGTATTTCTTGGACCTCCAGCTGTATCTATGGCAGCACTGGGAGACAAAATTGGTTCATCATTGATTGCTCAAGCAGCAGAAGTGCCAACCCTTCCATGGAGTGGTTCTCAT GTGAAAATTCCTCCCGATAGTTGCTTGGTTACTATTCCTGATGAAATTTACCGGGAAGCATGTGTTTATACAACAGAAGAAGCAATTGCCAGTTGTCAAGTTGTCGGTTACCCTGCAATGATCAAAGCATCTTGGGGTGGTGGTGGTAAAGGCATAAGAAAG GTTCATAATGATGATGAGGTAAGGGCATTGTTCAAGCAAGTCCAAGGTGAAGTTCCGGGCTCACCTATATTTATAATGAAGGTTGCCTCCCAG AGCCGACATCTAGAAGTCCAGTTACTTTGTGATCAGTATGGAAATGTTGCAGCTTTGCATAGCCGTGATTGCAGTGTTCAAAGGAGGCACCAAAAG ATTATTGAAGAGGGTCCCATTACTGTAGCTCCTCCACAAACGGTGAAACAACTAGAACAGGCAGCTAGAAGGTTGGCTAAATCTGTAAATTATGTTGGGGCTGCTACTGTTGAGTATCTTTTCAGTATGGAAACTGGCGAGTACTACTTTTTGGAATTGAACCCTCGACTACAG GTTGAGCACCCTGTTACTGAGTGGATAGCGGAGATAAATCTGCCAGCAGCACAAGTTGCAATTGGGATGGGTATCCCTCTTTGGCAACTTCCTG AAATAAGACGTTTCTATGGGGTGGAACATGGTGGGGGGAATGATGCTTGGAGGAAAACATCAGCTTTGGCTACCCCTTTTGATTTTGACAAAGCACAATCCACAAAGCCAAAAGGTCACTGTGTGGCTGTGCGAGTGACAAGTGAGGACCCTGATGATGGTTTCAAGCCTACAAGTGGGAAAGTGCAG GAGCTTAGCTTTAAAAGCAAGCCAAATGTGTGGGCATACTTCTCTGTTAAG TCTGGAGGAGGAATACACGAGTTTTCAGATTCTCAGTTTG GGCATGTTTTTGCTTTTGGAGAATCTAGGGCTTTAGCTATAGCAAATATGGTTCTAGGGCTGAAGGAGATTCAAATTCGTGGAGAGATTCGTACCAATGTTGATTATACCATTGATCTTCTGAAT GCTTCAGACTACAGAGACAACAAAATTCACACGGGATGGCTGGACAGTAGAATTGCGATGAGGGTTAGAGCAGAGAGGCCTCCCTGGTATCTTTCTGTTGTTGGAGGGGCCCTCTAT AAAGCTTCTGCAAGCAGTGCAGCTCTGGTATCAGACTATGTTGGCTATCTGGAAAAGGGACAAATCCCTCCCAAG CATATATCTCTTGTGCATTCTCAAGTGTCCTTGAACATTGAAGGAAGCAAATACACG ATTGACATGGTACGAGGAGGGTCTGGAAGTTATAGATTGAGAATGAATCAATCCGAAGTAGAAGCTGAGATACATACTTTACGTGATGGAGGTTTGCTGATGCAG TTGGATGGAAACAGTCATGTTATATATGCAGAGGAAGAAGCTGCTGGAACGCGCCTTCTAATTGATGGAAGGACTTGCTTGCTTCAG AATGATCATGATCCATCGAAGTTAGTTGCAGAGACACCATGCAAGCTTATGAGGTATTTGGTTGTAGATGACAGCCATATTGATGCTGACACACCTTATGCTGAAGTTGAAGTCATGAAGATGTGCATGCCACTTCTTTCACCTGCTTCTGGGGTTATTCATTTCAAAATGTCTGAAGGTCAACCGATGCAG GCTGGTGAACTAATAGCAAGGCTTGATCTAGATGATCCTTCAGCAGTAAGAAAGgcagaacccttcaatggaaaaTTCCCAGTCCTGGGCCCACCCACTGCAACTTCTGATAAAGTTCATCAGAAATGTGCTGCAAGCTTAAGTGCTGCACAGATGATTCTTGCTGGTTATGAGCACAATATTGATGAG GTTGTGCAAAGTTTGCTCAATTGCCTTGATAGTCCTGAATTACCTTTCCTTCAATGGCAAGAGTGCTTTGCAGTTCTAGCAAACCGTCTTCCCAAAGATCTGAAAAATGAG TTGGAATCGAAATATAAGGAGTACGAGAGGATTTCAAGCTTCCAAGTTGTTGATTTCCCTGCCAAACTTTTGAAGGGAATTCTTGAA GCTCATTTGTCCTCATGTCCCAACAAAGAAAAAGGGGCTCAAGAAAGGCTGATTGAACCTCTGTTGAGTCTTGTGAAGTCCTATGAGGGTGGAAGAGAGAGCCATGCTCGTAAAATTGTCCAATCCCTTTTTGAAGAGTATCTTTTTGTTGAAGAACTATTTAGTGATAATATACAG GCTGATGTAATTGAACGTCTCCGTCTTCAATATAAGAAAGATCTGTTGAAGATTGTGGATATAGTTCTCTCACATCAG GGTATCAAGAGCAAAAATAAGCTGATACTACGACTAATGGATAAACTGGTTTACCCAAATCCTGCTGCCTACAGGGATCAATTAATCCGCTTCTCTCAACTCAACCATACTAACTATTCTCAG TTGGCCCTAAAGGCAAGTCAATTGCTGGAACAAACTAAATTGAGTGAACTTCGATCCAACATTGCTAGAAGTCTTTCTGAGttagagatgttcactgaggaTGGTGAAAATATTGATACTCCCAAGAGGAAAAGCGCTATTAATGACcgaatggaggaccttgttagTGCTCCTTTGGCAGTTGAAGATGCTTTGGTGGGTTTATTTGATCACAGTGATCACACCCTTCAAAGAAGGGTTGTGGAAACTTATATACGCAGACTCTACCAG CCGTATCTTGTCAAAGGGAGTGTCAGAATGCAGTGGCACAGATCTGGTCTTATTGCTTCATGGGAGTTCTTAGAAGAGTACATTGAAAGGAAGAGTGGGGTTGAAGACCAAATGTCAGATAAAACGCTGGTGGAGAAACACACTGAGAAAAAATGGGGCGTAATGGTTGTAATTAAATCTCTTCACTTTTTGCCTGCAATTATCACTGCTGCGTTAAAGGAAGCAACCAACAATCTTCATGAAGCAGTTTCAAGTGCTGCTGGTGAACCAGTTAAGCATGGTAATATGATGCATGTTGCATTAGTGGGCATCAACAACCAGATGAGTTTACTGCAAGACAG TGGTGACGAGGATCAGGCTCAAGAAAGAATCAATAAGTTGGCGAAAATACTAAAAGAAGAGGAAGTAGGCTCCACTATACGAGGTACTGGTGTTGGAGTAATTAGCTGTATCATACAGAGGGATGAAGGGCGTACCCCAATGAGGCACTCCTTTCACTGGTCAGCAGAAAAGCTCTATTATCAGGAGGAACCTCTGTTGCGTCATTTGGAACCACCGCTATCCATTTATCTTGAATTG GACAAACTTAAAGGCTATGAGAACATACGGTATACTCCTTCTCGAGATCGTCAATGGCATCTGTACACTGTTATGGACCAAAAGCCTCAACCTGTTCAAAGAATGTTTCTTCGAACACTTTTAAGACAGCCAACCACAAATGAAGGATTCTCTTCGTATCAAAGGACGGATGCAGAAACACCTAGTACCGAATTGGCTATGTCCTTCACTTCAAGGAGCATTTTTAGGTCCTTGATGGCTGCAATGGAGGAGTTGGAACTTAATTCACACAATGCCACTATCAGACCTGAACACGCTCATATGTACCTCTATATTATACGCGAGCAGGAAATAAATGATCTTGTGCCTTATCCCAA GAGAGTTGACATAGATGCGGGCCAAGAAGAAACAACAGTTGAGGCAACCTTGGAAGAACTAGCACATGAAATCCATTCATCGGTTGGTGTAAGAATGCATAGATTAGGAGTTGTAGTTTGGGAAGTCAAGCTCTGGATGGCAGCCTGTGCACAGGCAAATGGCGCATGGAGGATTGTTGTAAACAATGTGACAGGTCATACATGCACTGTACAT ATATACCGAGAAATGGAAGATACCAATACCCATAGAGTGGTATACAGTTCAATCACCGTAAAGGGTCCACTGCATGGTGTACCTGTGAATGAAACTTATCAACCTTTGGGAGTTATTGATCGAAAACGTCTATCAGCAAGAAAGAACAGTACCACTTTTTGCTATGATTTCCCCCTG GCATTTGAAACAGCCTTGGAACAGTCGTGGGCAATCCAACAGCCGGGATTTCGAAGACCAAAAGATAAAAATCTGTTAAAGGTAACAGAGCTTAGATTTGCTGACAAAGAGGGTAGTTGGGGTACTCCTCTTGTTCCTGTGGAGCATTCTGCTGGACTCAATGATGTTGGCATGGTAGCTTGGTTTATGGACATGTGTACCCCTGAATTCCCATCCGGAAGGACAATATTAGTTGTAGCAAATGATGTGACATTCAAGGCTGGTTCTTTTGGCCCTAGAGAGGATGCATTCTTCCGTGCAGTTACTGATCTTGCATGTGCAAAAAAACtgcctttaatttatttagcaGCAAATTCTGGTGCCCGTTTAGGTGTTGCCGAGGAAGTCAAAGCCTGTTTTAAAGTTGGTTGGTCTGAGGAGTCCAACCCTGAGCATGGTTTTCAGTATGTATATTTAACACCTGAGGATTTTGCTCGGATTGGATCATCTGTGATTGCACACGAGCTAAAGCTTGAAAGCGGTGAAACCAGATGGATAATAGATACCATTGTTGGGAAAGAGGATGGCCTGGGGGTTGAAAACTTGAGTGGTAGTGGAGCCATTGCTGGTTCCTACTCAAGGGCATACAAGGAAACTTTCACATTAACATATGTGACTGGTAGGACTGTTGGAATAGGGGCTTATCTTGCTAGGCTTGGAATGAGATGCATACAGAGGCTTGATCAGCCTATAATTCTTACTGGTTTCTCAGCACTAAACAAACTTCTTGGTCGGGAGGTATACAGCTCTCACATGCAACTTGGTGGACCTAAAATCATGGCTACTAATGGAGTTGTACATCTTACAGTTTCAGATGACCTTGAAGGTGTTTCTGCTATTTTGAAGTGGCTTAGCTACATTCCTTCTCATGTAGGTGGCTCACTTCCCATCGTAAAGCCCCTTGACCCTCCTGAAAGACCAGTGGAGTACTTACCAGAAAATTCTTGTGATCCTCGTGCTGCTATTTCTGGAACTTTGGATGGTAATGGAAGATGGCTCGGTGGAATTTTCGACAAGGACAGCTTCGTGGAGACACTAGAAGGATGGGCAAGGACAGTCGTTACAGGAAGGGCAAAGCTTGGAGGAATCCCTGTGGGGATTGTTGCTGTAGAAACACAGACAGTGATGCAAATAATACCTGCTGATCCGGGCCAGCTTGATTCCCATGAGAGAGTTGTTCCTCAGGCTGGCCAAGTGTGGTTCCCTGATTCTGCTACTAAAACAGCCCAAGCAATAATGGATTTCAACAGAGAAGAGCTCCCACTTTTCATTCTAGCAAACTGGAGAGGCTTCTCTGGTGGTCAGAGGGACCTTTTCGAAGGAATTCTCCAGGCTGGTTCGACAATTGTGGAGAACCTTAGAACATACAAGCAGCCCATTTTTGTCTACATCCCAATGATGGGTGAACTCCGTGGTGGAGCATGGGTTGTCGTTGACAGTCGGATCAATTCCGACCACATTGAAATGTATGCCGACAGAACAGCTAAAGGAAATGTCCTTGAACCAGAAGGGATGATTGAGATTAAGTTTAGAACAAGGGAATTGTTGGAGTGCATGGGTAGACTTGATCAGAAGTTGATAACTCTGAAGGCAAAACTTCAGGAGGCTAAGGACAAGAGGGACACCGAGTCCTTTGAATCTCTACAGCAGCAGATTAAATCTCGCGAAAAACAGCTTTTGCCTCTGTATACCCAGATAGCTACCAAATTTGCTGAACTTCATGATACTTCCTTAAGAATGGCTGCTAAGGGGGTAATAAGACAAGTTCTGGACTGGGGTAACTCGCGCGCCGTCTTCTACCGGAGACTGTACAGGAGAATTGGTGAGCAGTCACTTATCAACAATGTGAGAGAAGCTGCTGGTGACCATTTGTCACATGTTTCCGCCATGGACTTAGTCAAAAACTGGTATTTGAGTTCCAACATTGCCAAAGGTAGAAAAGATGCTTGGCTGGACGATGAAGCCTTCTTCAGTTGGAAGGAAAATCCATCGAATTATGAGGATAAACTGAAGGAATTGCGTGCACAGAAAGTGTTGCTTCAATTGACAAACATTGGTGACTCGGTTCTAGATTTGCAAGCTCTGCCTCAAGGACTTGCTGCTCTTTTAAGCAAG TTGGAGCCATCGAGTCGGGTGAAGTTGGCGGAAGAACTTCGAAAAGTACTTGGTTAG